In a single window of the Terriglobus roseus genome:
- a CDS encoding Gfo/Idh/MocA family protein: protein MLNRRDFARLAAATAAAATLPSSLLAQAAPPKKIRYAAIGLGRISLQHFMPGTKASQYGVITGLVSGHPEKAHKYAAEYGVPEGNIYTYENFDTIKNNPDIDAVYIGLPNNMHAEYTIRAAQAGKHVLCEKPMANTPKDCEAMIAACKKANRKLMIAYRCQLQSTWLQAKQMIHNGVIGKVQAIESANGFNIAPGEWRSDAKFAGGGPLMDVGIYSLNGCRFLLGEEPKEISAYMYTDPQDPRFKGVEETLGWTMKFPSGVIAICNTTYGANMEGFTRVHGSKGTLEIFGFGYEGIHMTVTHNLPSGPGRAEETQVDSSKDPAQFVVESDYFSRCILDNKEPGPNGEEGLRDLQHIANIYAAARRSA, encoded by the coding sequence ATGCTCAATCGCCGTGACTTCGCCCGTCTTGCCGCTGCCACCGCCGCCGCTGCCACGCTTCCCTCCTCGCTGCTCGCACAGGCAGCGCCGCCGAAGAAGATCCGCTACGCTGCGATCGGGCTTGGCCGCATTTCGCTGCAGCACTTCATGCCGGGGACGAAGGCCAGCCAGTACGGCGTGATCACGGGACTTGTCAGCGGCCATCCTGAGAAGGCGCACAAGTATGCCGCGGAGTATGGCGTGCCCGAAGGCAACATCTACACTTACGAAAACTTCGACACCATCAAAAACAACCCCGACATCGATGCGGTGTATATCGGCCTGCCTAACAACATGCATGCGGAGTACACGATCCGTGCCGCGCAGGCGGGCAAGCATGTGCTGTGTGAGAAACCCATGGCGAATACGCCCAAAGACTGCGAGGCCATGATTGCAGCCTGCAAAAAGGCGAACCGCAAGCTGATGATTGCCTACCGCTGCCAGCTGCAATCGACCTGGCTGCAGGCAAAGCAGATGATCCACAACGGCGTCATTGGCAAAGTACAAGCCATCGAAAGCGCCAACGGCTTCAACATTGCCCCGGGTGAGTGGCGCAGCGATGCGAAGTTTGCGGGTGGCGGACCGTTGATGGACGTAGGCATCTATTCCCTCAACGGGTGCCGTTTCCTGCTGGGCGAGGAGCCGAAGGAGATCTCCGCCTACATGTACACGGACCCGCAGGATCCCCGCTTCAAGGGCGTCGAGGAGACTTTGGGCTGGACGATGAAGTTTCCGTCCGGAGTCATTGCCATCTGCAACACCACGTATGGCGCCAATATGGAAGGATTTACCCGCGTCCACGGGAGCAAAGGGACGCTGGAAATCTTTGGCTTCGGCTACGAAGGCATCCACATGACCGTGACACACAACCTGCCCAGCGGTCCCGGTCGCGCGGAAGAAACGCAGGTCGACAGTAGCAAGGATCCTGCGCAGTTCGTCGTGGAAAGCGACTATTTCTCCCGCTGCATTCTCGACAACAAGGAACCCGGTCCAAACGGCGAAGAGGGCCTGCGCGACCTGCAGCACATTGCGAATATCTATGCTGCAGCACGCCGATCCGCCTAA
- a CDS encoding polyprenyl synthetase family protein: MASVQKVAEPMMPAATHGGSPLELRLREFADETEASLASLLQGDGPPELSRAEHYALFGSAKRFRPFLAAACFDLLELPAEQAKTVGAAAEMAHAASLVFDDLPCMDASEIRRAAPSLYRATDEATAVLAGLSLVLRAVQLLTSPASGIDAELRAQLAMRFAESCGAAGLAGGQFLDLAGAVTSNAQKTAPLMGFCCEAAAICAGKSPVIVEQFRDFGEALGRLYQHRDDELDDDGTGEPSAKQVEYERTQHLLALLPKPAPGSELGALLPAMVDWVAGRAA, from the coding sequence TTGGCCTCAGTACAGAAAGTCGCGGAGCCGATGATGCCGGCCGCCACACACGGTGGGTCGCCCTTGGAACTGCGTCTCCGAGAATTCGCCGACGAAACCGAAGCCAGCCTCGCCAGCCTGTTGCAGGGCGATGGCCCGCCGGAGCTGAGCCGGGCCGAGCACTATGCTCTCTTCGGCAGCGCAAAGCGCTTCCGGCCGTTTCTTGCCGCAGCCTGTTTCGATCTGCTGGAGCTACCTGCCGAACAGGCGAAGACCGTCGGTGCCGCGGCAGAGATGGCGCACGCCGCCTCGCTGGTCTTTGATGACCTGCCCTGCATGGACGCCTCCGAGATTCGCCGGGCAGCGCCGTCCCTCTACCGCGCTACGGACGAGGCGACCGCCGTTCTCGCAGGACTATCACTGGTCCTGCGGGCCGTACAGCTTCTGACTTCACCGGCATCGGGCATCGATGCGGAACTCCGGGCACAACTGGCCATGAGATTTGCCGAAAGCTGCGGCGCGGCCGGCCTTGCGGGCGGACAGTTTCTCGACCTCGCCGGTGCCGTGACGAGCAACGCCCAGAAGACAGCGCCGCTGATGGGTTTCTGTTGCGAGGCTGCCGCCATCTGCGCCGGGAAATCGCCTGTGATCGTAGAGCAGTTCCGTGACTTTGGCGAAGCCCTGGGCCGACTCTACCAGCACCGCGACGACGAGCTGGACGACGACGGCACGGGCGAGCCTTCCGCCAAGCAGGTGGAATACGAGCGCACGCAGCATCTGCTGGCGCTACTGCCGAAGCCTGCGCCGGGGTCTGAACTCGGCGCGCTACTGCCCGCAATGGTGGATTGGGTCGCGGGCCGGGCAGCCTGA
- a CDS encoding mechanosensitive ion channel family protein, with protein sequence MGIASSVFVKRAGLVAALLCFPAALSLPRVTMAATQAPASPPAAGTAASTEASHTAPTVSVPAASGAATTTAAAPTAPAKSAASAPAALTLPQQIAALPKLDNAGIDVSARSKEILDHLNDVLRFYRGAAAQIQKIGEPSDVLYSEQLRQQSTQIAQLAFQAAGNEAALLAKLSGGAVAPSPNSGSDNAPAGDEPPAPTQAQRIAAFRATTQARLADLTAQDAALDKQIQTAKAKELPALRQKDEQIEGQLELQKAMLEALGKVASMAQAQTSTGLAGDIQRLLRAAPELSSAAANKPLAPPPIESLAAERDSGVSTQAVNLFQLLAARTSIDDMTREVDALTKQASSMREPVVNLLKSTIAQGDAAMQAAPDATASDAQTLAATRKRYDTLATTFRVLSTAVIPLSQEMVMLEQTRSNLQSWRAAVNAEYSTVLRSLLLRVLTIALALLALFIASYVWKRLTVKYISDLRRRRQIMLIRRAVLGFLGGLIVIFGFVTQFSSLATFAGFITAGIAVGLQTILLSVAAYFFIIGRYGVRVGDRISVAGVTGDVVEVGLVRFYMMELTGTGTELHPTGRVAVFANSILFQSGTPLYKQMPGTEYAWHELTVRLKPDTDYRPATEAVLHAVQTTYDSYRALIEKQHHTVETWMDTALEAPHIEPRLQLAENGLQYAVLFPVEIKDAATTDEKIVHLLLDAMASNAAIKDAIAAPPTVKAVIKG encoded by the coding sequence ATGGGCATTGCGTCATCCGTCTTCGTCAAGCGTGCCGGCTTAGTTGCTGCACTGCTGTGTTTTCCCGCCGCGCTCAGCCTGCCCCGTGTGACCATGGCGGCCACGCAGGCGCCTGCGTCCCCGCCGGCGGCCGGTACAGCTGCATCCACTGAGGCGAGCCACACTGCGCCGACCGTTTCGGTTCCCGCTGCAAGTGGAGCAGCAACCACGACGGCCGCCGCTCCGACAGCACCGGCGAAGTCGGCAGCGTCCGCACCGGCCGCGCTGACGCTGCCACAGCAGATCGCAGCCCTGCCGAAGCTGGACAATGCCGGGATAGACGTAAGCGCGCGCAGCAAAGAGATCCTGGATCACCTCAACGACGTCCTGCGTTTCTACCGGGGCGCCGCCGCGCAGATTCAGAAGATCGGCGAGCCGAGCGATGTGCTGTACAGCGAGCAGTTAAGGCAGCAGTCGACCCAGATTGCGCAACTTGCCTTTCAGGCCGCGGGCAACGAAGCTGCATTGCTGGCGAAGCTGTCCGGCGGTGCGGTCGCGCCGTCTCCCAATTCCGGCAGCGATAACGCACCAGCGGGCGATGAACCGCCGGCGCCAACGCAGGCGCAGCGAATTGCGGCATTCCGCGCCACCACGCAGGCGCGGCTGGCGGACCTGACCGCCCAGGACGCGGCTCTGGACAAGCAGATTCAGACCGCCAAGGCGAAAGAACTGCCCGCGCTCCGTCAGAAAGACGAGCAGATTGAGGGACAGTTAGAGCTGCAGAAGGCGATGCTGGAAGCCCTGGGCAAGGTCGCTTCGATGGCCCAGGCACAGACCAGCACCGGCCTTGCCGGCGACATTCAGCGGCTGCTGCGCGCGGCTCCGGAACTCTCCAGCGCCGCTGCGAACAAGCCGCTGGCTCCGCCACCCATTGAAAGCCTCGCCGCGGAACGCGACAGTGGCGTTTCCACGCAGGCGGTCAACCTGTTCCAGTTGCTGGCCGCTCGCACGAGTATCGACGACATGACCAGGGAGGTCGACGCGCTCACCAAGCAGGCCAGCAGCATGCGTGAGCCGGTGGTGAACCTGCTCAAGTCCACCATCGCGCAGGGCGATGCGGCTATGCAGGCCGCTCCGGATGCAACGGCGTCCGACGCACAGACCCTTGCGGCTACCCGCAAGCGCTACGACACACTGGCTACAACCTTCCGTGTGCTCTCCACTGCAGTCATCCCGCTCAGCCAGGAGATGGTGATGCTGGAACAGACGCGCAGCAATCTCCAGAGCTGGCGTGCCGCCGTGAACGCGGAGTACAGCACCGTATTGCGGTCACTGCTATTGCGTGTGCTTACCATCGCACTGGCGCTGCTGGCGCTCTTCATCGCGAGTTATGTGTGGAAGCGGCTGACGGTGAAGTACATCAGCGACCTGCGACGCCGGCGGCAGATCATGCTCATTCGTCGAGCCGTGCTTGGCTTCCTCGGTGGTCTGATTGTCATCTTCGGCTTCGTAACGCAGTTCAGTTCGCTGGCCACCTTTGCCGGATTCATTACGGCAGGTATCGCCGTCGGTCTGCAGACCATCCTGCTGTCAGTTGCGGCGTACTTCTTCATCATCGGACGGTATGGCGTGCGCGTTGGCGACCGGATCTCGGTAGCGGGCGTGACGGGCGACGTAGTGGAGGTTGGCCTGGTTCGCTTCTACATGATGGAGCTGACGGGGACGGGCACTGAGCTGCATCCAACGGGTCGTGTTGCGGTCTTTGCGAACTCCATCCTGTTCCAGAGCGGAACCCCGCTCTACAAGCAGATGCCGGGCACGGAATACGCCTGGCATGAGCTTACGGTTCGACTGAAACCCGATACGGACTACCGCCCGGCGACCGAAGCTGTCCTGCATGCGGTGCAAACCACGTATGACAGCTATCGCGCGTTGATCGAAAAACAGCACCACACGGTGGAGACATGGATGGACACCGCTCTGGAGGCACCGCACATCGAGCCGCGGCTGCAACTGGCGGAGAACGGCCTGCAGTACGCCGTCCTGTTCCCGGTTGAGATCAAGGATGCCGCGACGACCGATGAGAAGATCGTGCACCTGTTGCTCGATGCCATGGCCTCGAACGCCGCCATCAAGGATGCAATCGCGGCGCCGCCCACGGTAAAGGCAGTGATCAAGGGATAA
- a CDS encoding alpha/beta hydrolase family protein, translating to MLAKWYADWMIRWETELTTRDTNRVVRPLEWGFDWLADFSPLAAESREDSPDALSRMVAINQDIVARGEEFYGYTTPTDFRLEERHPELFPTNVRPETLAQAQQVRDDAASGKLNPARFLRFTSPVRTKYPENDIVNARWYPETPHKDPKRKKQAIIVMPQWNADAFSHNALCSIYNKFGVAALRLSKPYHDIRRPAELERSDYAVSSNVGRTIAACRQAVHDIRACVDWLQSQGYEQFGVMGTSLGSCYAFMAAAFDPRLQVCAFNHASTNFGDVLWQGQSTRHVQAAFERAGITQDQVRAIFMANSPSSVMDRFAADKTRQSLVIYAPWDLTFPRALSLDVLANFKARGVNFESRILPCGHYTTGESPFKFIDGWYLGSFIHRAYKKMRERAI from the coding sequence ATGCTTGCAAAGTGGTATGCGGACTGGATGATCCGCTGGGAGACCGAGTTAACGACGCGCGACACCAATCGCGTGGTGCGTCCACTCGAGTGGGGTTTCGACTGGCTGGCGGACTTCAGCCCGCTCGCCGCCGAATCGCGCGAGGACAGCCCGGATGCATTGAGCCGCATGGTCGCCATCAACCAGGACATTGTGGCCAGGGGCGAAGAGTTTTACGGCTACACCACGCCAACCGACTTCCGGCTGGAAGAGCGCCATCCCGAACTCTTTCCGACCAACGTACGGCCGGAGACGCTGGCACAGGCGCAGCAGGTGCGCGACGACGCCGCCAGCGGCAAGCTGAATCCGGCACGGTTCCTGCGTTTCACCTCGCCCGTGCGGACGAAGTATCCGGAAAACGACATCGTCAACGCGCGCTGGTACCCGGAGACTCCACACAAGGACCCGAAGCGCAAGAAGCAGGCCATCATCGTGATGCCGCAATGGAATGCGGACGCCTTTAGCCACAACGCACTCTGCAGCATCTACAACAAGTTCGGCGTGGCCGCCCTGCGGCTCTCGAAGCCGTACCACGATATCCGCCGCCCGGCCGAGCTGGAACGCAGCGACTACGCCGTCAGCAGCAATGTGGGCCGCACCATCGCCGCCTGCCGCCAGGCCGTCCACGACATCCGCGCCTGCGTCGACTGGCTGCAGTCGCAGGGCTATGAGCAGTTCGGCGTCATGGGCACGTCACTCGGCAGTTGCTACGCCTTCATGGCCGCGGCGTTCGATCCGCGCCTGCAGGTCTGCGCGTTCAACCACGCGTCGACCAACTTTGGAGACGTCCTGTGGCAGGGCCAGAGCACACGCCACGTGCAGGCTGCCTTTGAGCGCGCCGGCATCACGCAGGATCAGGTGCGTGCCATCTTTATGGCCAACAGCCCCAGCAGTGTGATGGATCGCTTCGCTGCCGATAAGACACGGCAATCGCTGGTGATCTACGCGCCATGGGACCTCACCTTTCCGCGAGCGTTGTCGCTGGACGTGCTGGCGAACTTCAAGGCGCGCGGCGTGAACTTTGAGAGCCGCATTCTGCCCTGCGGCCACTACACCACGGGCGAATCGCCCTTCAAGTTCATCGACGGCTGGTACCTCGGCTCGTTCATTCACCGTGCCTACAAGAAGATGCGAGAGCGTGCCATATGA
- a CDS encoding c-type cytochrome, with product MPFRTTGAVAAAAMLCILALTGCKTIPPPKPLDQLTAQEQAGHAAFVTNCGACHYDRENGSLHGPSLLGTYKKDYLPSGAPANDDRITHTILFGRGNMPALGSQVGKDDIADILAYLKTL from the coding sequence ATGCCCTTCCGAACAACGGGCGCCGTTGCAGCAGCCGCGATGCTCTGCATCCTGGCACTCACTGGCTGCAAGACCATACCGCCACCCAAGCCGCTGGACCAACTCACCGCGCAGGAACAGGCTGGCCATGCAGCGTTCGTCACCAATTGCGGCGCCTGTCACTATGACCGCGAGAATGGATCGCTGCACGGGCCTTCGCTGCTTGGCACCTACAAGAAGGACTATCTGCCCAGCGGCGCGCCCGCAAACGACGACCGCATTACACATACCATCCTGTTCGGCCGCGGCAACATGCCCGCGCTCGGTTCGCAGGTGGGTAAAGACGACATCGCCGACATCCTCGCCTATCTGAAAACGCTGTAG
- a CDS encoding Gfo/Idh/MocA family protein yields the protein MRPNRRTFLLATGMSALASRSAFGANDRLRLGIIGAGSRMRSLAGAAERTGFNFEIAAVSDVYEPHREQVKTRPSATNATLHNDFHEVLDNKSIDAVLIATPDHWHVRAAVAALAAGKDVYLEKPVNHTLEEGVTLKKAVRSSKQILQCGMQQRSWEHFRDAVNLVQSGAIGRVTQIRTYWWQNYNTTWIPENIDTSKLDWKMWLGGAPDQPFDTEKYNRWRWYWSFGSGAMTDLFAHWIDVAHWAMKENEPTTAFMLGDKFVQQKWECPDTQQAALRYPSFDVVYEGSLNSSIDDGGLEFRGFDATLKLTRSGMNVYRERVRKEQNPVLKADSFQDGTVDHMQNFFDCMRSRKEPNAPVEAGVACANAGHIANLAYKQGGMWSPKRS from the coding sequence ATGAGGCCAAACCGCCGCACCTTTCTGCTTGCCACGGGCATGTCTGCTCTCGCTTCACGCTCGGCCTTTGGAGCGAATGATCGACTTCGCCTCGGCATTATCGGTGCGGGGAGCCGGATGCGTTCGCTGGCGGGCGCGGCGGAGCGAACAGGCTTCAACTTTGAGATTGCTGCCGTCAGCGACGTCTATGAGCCGCATCGCGAGCAGGTGAAGACGCGTCCCAGCGCCACGAATGCCACGCTTCACAACGACTTTCATGAGGTGCTGGACAACAAGTCCATTGATGCCGTGCTGATCGCAACGCCGGATCACTGGCATGTGCGCGCTGCGGTTGCAGCGCTGGCCGCGGGCAAGGATGTGTACCTGGAGAAGCCGGTCAACCACACGCTGGAAGAGGGCGTGACTCTGAAGAAGGCGGTGCGGTCCAGCAAGCAGATCCTGCAGTGCGGCATGCAACAGCGGAGCTGGGAGCATTTTCGCGACGCGGTGAATCTGGTCCAGAGCGGCGCGATCGGTCGCGTGACGCAGATCCGCACCTACTGGTGGCAGAACTACAACACCACGTGGATTCCCGAGAACATCGACACATCGAAGCTGGACTGGAAGATGTGGCTGGGCGGCGCGCCGGATCAGCCGTTCGACACGGAGAAGTACAACCGGTGGCGCTGGTACTGGAGTTTTGGCAGCGGCGCGATGACCGACCTGTTTGCGCACTGGATCGATGTGGCGCACTGGGCGATGAAGGAGAACGAGCCCACGACCGCCTTCATGCTGGGCGACAAGTTTGTGCAGCAGAAGTGGGAATGCCCGGACACGCAGCAGGCTGCGCTCCGTTATCCCAGCTTTGACGTGGTCTATGAAGGGTCGCTCAACTCGTCGATTGATGACGGCGGGCTGGAGTTCCGCGGCTTCGACGCGACGCTGAAGCTGACGCGCAGTGGCATGAATGTCTATCGCGAACGCGTACGAAAAGAGCAGAACCCCGTGCTGAAGGCGGACAGCTTCCAGGACGGCACGGTGGATCACATGCAAAACTTCTTCGACTGCATGCGGTCACGCAAGGAGCCGAATGCTCCGGTCGAGGCTGGTGTTGCTTGCGCGAATGCGGGGCATATCGCAAACCTCGCTTATAAGCAGGGTGGTATGTGGTCGCCGAAGCGTTCCTAG
- a CDS encoding DUF4440 domain-containing protein produces the protein MSLCEELQELEARLLRLGPECPRECMERLLAPDFVEFGASGTVWTRESILAELASTAERVYQMSDVRCAEINAMSALLTYRVTVNGRRSLRSSLWIRSEENWQMLFHQGTVVGSLSPA, from the coding sequence ATGAGCTTGTGCGAAGAGCTGCAGGAACTGGAGGCGCGGCTGCTTCGGCTTGGTCCGGAGTGCCCACGCGAATGCATGGAGCGACTGCTGGCGCCCGACTTTGTGGAGTTCGGAGCATCAGGCACAGTCTGGACCCGCGAGTCGATCCTCGCAGAGTTGGCATCGACTGCAGAGCGGGTATACCAAATGAGCGATGTTCGTTGCGCAGAGATCAATGCCATGTCGGCCCTGCTTACCTATCGGGTGACCGTAAACGGGCGAAGGTCTCTGCGTTCTTCGCTTTGGATTCGCTCCGAAGAGAACTGGCAGATGCTCTTTCATCAGGGCACAGTCGTCGGCAGCTTGTCCCCGGCATAA
- the lipA gene encoding lipoyl synthase, with amino-acid sequence MTPAAAAELIQIDLSPRKPERKPEWLKARAPMGETFHALKALTRELGLHTVCESAHCPNIGECWNHKTATFMMLGNSCTRRCGFCAVPSGKPDPIDFDEPRRVAYAVAKLGLQHAVITSVNRDDDNTGAARAFVEVIREIRAQAPGCQVEVLTPDFQGTEEAIRLVVAAKPEILNHNIETVPRLYRVAKSGGRYERSIGYLKLAKDLNPNQVTKTGIIVGMGEETHELLDVFRDLAAIKVDILTIGQYLRPSKDHIPMKRYYTPEEFEFLKIEALRMGFRHVESGPLVRSSYHAHEQAQSTGLR; translated from the coding sequence GTGACACCCGCCGCCGCAGCCGAGTTAATCCAGATCGATCTGTCGCCTCGTAAGCCGGAGCGCAAGCCCGAGTGGCTGAAGGCGCGCGCCCCCATGGGCGAGACCTTTCACGCACTGAAGGCGCTCACCCGCGAACTGGGTCTACATACCGTCTGCGAGAGCGCGCACTGCCCCAACATCGGCGAGTGCTGGAACCACAAGACCGCGACGTTCATGATGCTGGGCAACAGCTGCACCCGCCGCTGCGGCTTCTGCGCGGTACCTAGCGGCAAGCCTGACCCGATCGACTTCGATGAGCCGCGCCGCGTCGCCTATGCCGTCGCAAAGCTCGGCCTGCAGCACGCCGTGATCACCAGCGTGAATCGCGACGACGACAATACCGGCGCCGCCCGCGCCTTCGTGGAAGTCATCCGCGAGATCCGCGCACAGGCGCCCGGCTGCCAGGTGGAAGTGCTGACCCCCGACTTCCAGGGCACGGAGGAGGCCATCCGCCTCGTCGTCGCCGCGAAGCCCGAGATCCTGAACCACAACATTGAGACCGTGCCGCGGCTCTACCGCGTCGCCAAGTCCGGCGGCCGCTATGAGCGCTCCATCGGCTACCTGAAGCTGGCGAAGGACCTGAACCCGAACCAGGTGACCAAGACCGGCATCATCGTCGGCATGGGCGAAGAGACGCACGAACTGCTCGACGTCTTCCGCGATCTCGCCGCCATCAAGGTCGACATCCTCACCATCGGCCAGTACTTGCGCCCATCGAAGGATCACATCCCGATGAAGCGCTACTACACGCCGGAAGAGTTCGAGTTCCTGAAGATCGAAGCGCTGCGCATGGGCTTTCGCCATGTGGAGAGCGGCCCGCTCGTCCGCAGCAGCTATCACGCGCACGAACAGGCGCAGTCGACCGGCCTGCGGTAA
- a CDS encoding DUF3060 domain-containing protein — protein sequence MTLTAKTLLIFALTLPAYAQREVAPTDFVQPTAKDIVIGGNDLSKDVTCTNGNSVYVEGQHNEVQVHGSCGSVRVQGNRNFVWVDHFTTVPVEGNDNTVFVSDIKTQYSSRGEGNRFEKSKH from the coding sequence ATGACGTTGACCGCTAAGACACTCCTTATATTTGCGTTGACGCTGCCCGCCTACGCCCAGCGCGAGGTCGCGCCCACCGACTTCGTCCAGCCCACAGCGAAGGACATCGTCATCGGCGGCAACGACCTGTCGAAGGACGTGACCTGTACCAACGGCAACTCTGTCTACGTGGAAGGCCAGCACAACGAGGTGCAGGTGCACGGCTCCTGCGGCAGCGTTCGCGTCCAGGGCAATCGCAACTTTGTGTGGGTGGATCACTTCACCACCGTGCCCGTCGAGGGCAACGACAACACCGTCTTCGTCAGTGACATCAAGACCCAGTACAGCAGCCGCGGCGAGGGCAATCGCTTCGAGAAATCGAAACATTAG
- a CDS encoding type II toxin-antitoxin system Phd/YefM family antitoxin, giving the protein MPSRIKLSEDIQPMTTFRNNSAEMLRQMKKNKRAVVLTVSGRPQAVIQTVEDYERLLDLASEASEEEGLRQALDDLKNGRTRPAEEVFKEIRQRHGFSDKTDSARRA; this is encoded by the coding sequence ATGCCGTCTAGAATCAAGCTTTCCGAAGACATCCAGCCGATGACCACCTTCCGGAACAACTCCGCGGAGATGCTGCGCCAGATGAAGAAGAACAAGCGTGCCGTCGTGTTGACTGTGAGTGGCAGGCCGCAGGCAGTAATCCAAACCGTAGAAGACTATGAGCGACTGCTCGACCTTGCATCCGAAGCCAGCGAAGAGGAAGGACTGCGGCAAGCGCTTGACGACCTGAAGAATGGACGCACCCGACCAGCAGAGGAAGTCTTCAAGGAGATACGTCAGCGCCATGGCTTTTCCGATAAAACTGACTCGGCGCGCCGAGCGTGA
- a CDS encoding type II toxin-antitoxin system RelE/ParE family toxin translates to MAFPIKLTRRAERDLAHIANYVDVQLHLAASDWFVGLTDTILSLRHLPKRGSLVAGKSGRRQLFYGSKPHVYKVIYVVNDAAGKVTILQVRHGARRPIR, encoded by the coding sequence ATGGCTTTTCCGATAAAACTGACTCGGCGCGCCGAGCGTGATCTAGCCCACATTGCGAATTATGTTGATGTGCAATTGCACCTGGCTGCGAGCGACTGGTTTGTAGGCCTGACGGATACGATCCTTAGCCTGCGGCATCTCCCCAAACGGGGCTCTCTCGTGGCGGGAAAATCAGGTCGACGGCAGCTCTTCTACGGATCGAAACCGCACGTGTACAAGGTCATCTATGTGGTGAATGACGCGGCAGGAAAGGTGACGATCCTGCAGGTGCGCCATGGCGCGCGCCGCCCCATCCGATAG
- the frr gene encoding ribosome recycling factor has product MASQMANIPALKDLQGQLTARMTKAVEDFRTNLMAVRTGRASVHMLDNIRVDYYGSEMPINQLAQLSAPEPQQIVVQPFDIGVVGLIEKAIRTSGQGFNPMHDGKTIRVPIPPMTEERRKEAVKQLAGILEDHKTAIRNIRRDGNDTIKKATKDKLISADDEKRAQEETQAMTDAQIKTLDDMFKVKEKELLTV; this is encoded by the coding sequence ATGGCATCACAGATGGCAAACATCCCCGCCCTGAAGGACCTGCAGGGCCAACTGACGGCACGCATGACGAAGGCCGTCGAGGACTTCCGGACGAACCTGATGGCAGTGCGCACGGGCCGCGCCAGCGTGCACATGCTGGACAACATCCGCGTGGACTACTACGGCAGCGAGATGCCCATCAACCAGCTGGCACAGCTCTCCGCGCCGGAGCCGCAGCAGATCGTCGTGCAGCCCTTCGACATCGGCGTTGTCGGCCTGATCGAAAAGGCCATCCGCACCAGCGGCCAGGGCTTCAACCCCATGCACGACGGCAAGACCATCCGCGTGCCCATTCCGCCGATGACGGAAGAGCGCCGCAAGGAAGCCGTCAAGCAGTTGGCTGGCATCCTGGAAGATCACAAGACGGCCATCCGCAACATCCGCCGCGACGGCAACGACACCATCAAGAAGGCGACCAAGGACAAGCTCATCAGCGCCGACGACGAGAAGCGCGCGCAGGAAGAGACACAGGCCATGACCGACGCCCAGATCAAGACGCTCGACGACATGTTCAAAGTGAAGGAAAAGGAACTCCTCACCGTCTGA